One part of the Quercus lobata isolate SW786 chromosome 7, ValleyOak3.0 Primary Assembly, whole genome shotgun sequence genome encodes these proteins:
- the LOC115952654 gene encoding nuclear speckle splicing regulatory protein 1-like, producing MSKIGYGLNLRLPSQQKKKQQQQQSSKPPRPPAFGFNDDDDDDDDVESDISRQASKNKSLKDIEEQQKKALEEDPTVFDYDGVYDDMKQKAIQPRVQDRQDRMPRYIQLLKEKTKEREKYREVVYERKIAKERSQDDHLYADKDKFVTSAYKKKLEEQKKWMEEERLRELREAQDDVTKKSDLSDFYFNIGKNVAFGAKDAEVRRSEKQVESKKPVKLAESRELEKLELKGSDDISDEGQSPTASNAPLKVSVMEDKHQGESFILTKKSVESLDKKPITNTSDQEKTSAEQPSAEQPSAEQPKRDHHKRSGDAVAAAKERFLARKKAKEQ from the exons ATGAGCAAGATAGGGTATGGGTTGAACCTTAGGCTGCCATCAcagcagaagaagaagcaacagcagcagcagtCATCAAAGCCGCCTCGCCCACCTGCCTTTGGGTTtaacgacgacgacgacgacgacgatgaCGTGGAGAGCGATATTTCTCGGCAAGCTAGCAAGAACAAGTCTCTCAAGGACATTGAGGAACAGCAGAAGAAAGCCCTCGAAGAAGACCCCACTGTTTTTGATTATGACGGAGTTTATGATGACATGAAGCAGAAAGCCATTCAACCTCGAGTTCAAGATCGTCAAGACAGAATG CCAAGATATATTCAGctattgaaagaaaaaacaaaagaacgaGAGAAATACCGTGAAGTAGTATATGAGAGAAAAATTGCAAAAGAGAGAAGCCAAGATGACCACCTCTATGCAGACAAGGACAAATTTGTGACTAGTGCTTACAAAAAGAAACTTGAAGAGCAGAAAAAATGGATGGAGGAAGAACGTTTGCGTGAACTTCGAGAGGCACAGGATGAT GTTACAAAGAAGAGTGACTTGAGTGATTTTTACTTCAACATTGGAAAAAATGTTGCTTTTGGTGCAAAAGATGCTGAGGTGAGGAGATCAGAGAAGCAGGTTGAGTCAAAGAAGCCAGTGAAACTGGCCGAGTCAAGGGAGTTAGAGAAGCTTGAATTAAAAGGCTCTGATGATATATCAGATGAAGGTCAGTCACCAACTGCATCAAATGCACCTTTGAAGGTTTCAGTCATGGAAGACAAGCATCAAGGTGAAAGCTTCATTCTAACAAAGAAAAGCGTTGAATCCTTAGATAAAAAGCCAATAACCAACACTTcagatcaagaaaaaacttcagCTGAACAGCCATCAGCAGAACAGCCATCAGCAGAACAGCCAAAGCGTGACCATCATAAGAGAAGTGGAGATGCTGTGGCTGCAGCTAAAGAACGGTTTTTGGCAAGGAAGAAGGCAAAAGAACAGTGA
- the LOC115953173 gene encoding disease resistance protein RGA2-like, with translation MEGEDNQYLKLSLQNLIISSLPKLEVFPQQLQGSANTLRQLLIQECENLIALPKWLPRLKSLQTLMIDNCPKLSSLSEVRKGPTSLRKFIITRLSKLEVLPQWLQGSANTLQLLGIGHCENLKALPEWLPCLKSLHTLRIVECPKLSSLPEGMEALTTLRLLKIRGCPNLSRKCREEDSHKIAHVQQIYLEGTWFTKEMKMASASTS, from the coding sequence ATGGAGGGAGAAGACAATCAATATCTCAAGTTGAGCCTACAGAATTTGATAATTTCGAGTTTACCTAAGTTGGAGGTTTTTCCCCAACAGCTCCAAGGATCTGCAAACACTTTACGGCAGCTATTGATTCAAGAATGTGAAAATTTAATTGCTTTGCCGAAGTGGCTGCCACGTCTGAAATCGCTTCAGACACTTATGATTGACAATTGCCCTAAGTTGTCATCTCTATCGGAGGTGAGGAAAGGTCCTACTTCACTAAGAAAATTCATAATTACACGTTTATCTAAGTTGGAGGTTTTGCCCCAATGGCTCCAAGGATCTGCAAACACTTTACAGCTGCTAGGGATTGGACATTGTGAAAATTTGAAGGCTTTGCCGGAGTGGCTGCCATGTCTGAAATCACTTCACACACTTCGGATTGTCGAATGCCCTAAGTTGTCATCTCTACCGGAGGGGATGGAAGCTCTCACTACACTAAGACTATTGAAGATCAGAGGTTGTCCTAATTTGAGTAGAAAATGCAGAGAAGAAGATTCGCACAAGATTGCTCATGTACAACAGATTTATCTCGAAGGGACCTGGTTCACAAAAGAGATGAAGATGGCATCAGCGAGTActtcctag